The following are encoded in a window of Actinomycetota bacterium genomic DNA:
- a CDS encoding glycosyltransferase family 2 protein, whose amino-acid sequence MEGMSAPELSVVIVSYRCADLLAECLDSLGESRSDVQMEVMVVDNASGDDTVAVARSYEWVDVEALDDNVGFARANNRAMDRSRGRAVLVLNPDTVLPAGSLRACLDYLWQHPDIGLLTPKLVDREGRLDRRCHRGYPTMWSSFCYFTTLDRRLKGPRSRWYTMGHLPEDEATDVESVSGAFMLMPADAMRRVGGFDEQFFMYAEDIDLSLRFIEAGYRVWYWPGVEVVHVGAGSNVAGQRPPAANAAYFRTMAPFIRKHSPGVRGEITALAAWGAGELMLAATEARRRLGRGA is encoded by the coding sequence ATGGAGGGGATGAGCGCGCCCGAGCTCAGCGTGGTGATCGTCTCGTATCGCTGCGCCGACCTGCTGGCCGAATGCCTCGACAGCCTCGGGGAGAGCCGGTCGGACGTGCAGATGGAGGTCATGGTCGTCGACAACGCCTCGGGCGACGACACCGTGGCCGTGGCCCGGTCGTACGAGTGGGTCGACGTGGAGGCGCTCGACGACAACGTGGGATTCGCGCGCGCCAACAACCGCGCCATGGATCGCAGCCGCGGACGGGCCGTGCTGGTGCTCAACCCCGACACCGTGCTGCCCGCCGGGTCGCTGCGCGCATGCCTCGACTACCTGTGGCAGCACCCGGACATCGGCCTGCTCACGCCGAAGCTCGTCGACCGCGAGGGGCGGCTCGACCGCCGCTGCCATCGCGGCTACCCCACCATGTGGTCGTCGTTCTGCTACTTCACCACGCTCGACCGCCGCCTGAAGGGGCCGCGCTCGCGTTGGTACACGATGGGCCACCTGCCGGAGGACGAGGCCACCGACGTCGAGAGCGTGTCGGGCGCCTTCATGCTCATGCCCGCCGACGCCATGCGACGCGTGGGCGGCTTCGACGAGCAGTTCTTCATGTACGCCGAGGACATCGACCTCTCCCTGCGCTTCATCGAAGCCGGATACCGCGTGTGGTACTGGCCCGGCGTGGAGGTGGTGCACGTGGGCGCGGGATCAAACGTGGCGGGCCAGCGCCCGCCTGCCGCGAACGCCGCCTACTTCCGCACCATGGCGCCATTCATACGCAAGCACTCACCCGGCGTGCGGGGAGAGATCACGGCGCTGGCCGCATGGGGCGCCGGAGAGCTGATGCTGGCTGCCACCGAGGCCAGACGCCGGCTGGGCAGGGGCGCGTGA
- a CDS encoding DUF2142 domain-containing protein encodes MGRRRADAGCHRGQTPAGQGRVMTHAQAPWWRRLWAAHAPLVVLGAIILVGVIERLYRFTAPILDQHFFRQTQTASQVWLWDRFGFSLFDYHVPMFGGGYWVLEFPWYQDVVYGLSLVFGFHEELGRVVSIAAFVASAYLLYEIGRRLLGSRAAAIAAVAFLAFMPITVFYYRAFLIDPFIIAFALLMVLAAIRMSERMTWTWLATFLIATFVTALGKANLLVVFALPVLALLYRGFVRRRASRAQWVVLVGGGVVVLAALVAWTRHADAINLASNGMTYSNMRWWYFGSRVFDAQLWTTIGERFVDNLSPLGVVMVALGVAAIPRLRSGYRVELILLALSVPVSISIFANLNFVHDYYQLPYYATLSLLGGLGVWSVASLALRVSRGSAFQLAAGLLLGLVGIWSYTLFVGTFFSKNALGALGLSETGAVIRDNTPDKPIITLGEGDDPREPTVLYEARRIGWRLDSLEPRTATRQITEARDLGAIVVFKGPSGVPAWVIPAAEKRGLKATLETPQMLIFT; translated from the coding sequence ATGGGGCGCCGGAGAGCTGATGCTGGCTGCCACCGAGGCCAGACGCCGGCTGGGCAGGGGCGCGTGATGACGCACGCGCAGGCCCCCTGGTGGCGGCGCCTCTGGGCCGCGCACGCCCCGTTGGTGGTGCTCGGCGCGATCATCCTCGTGGGGGTGATCGAACGGCTCTACCGCTTCACCGCACCGATCCTCGACCAGCACTTCTTTCGCCAGACCCAGACCGCAAGCCAGGTGTGGCTGTGGGATCGCTTCGGCTTCTCGCTCTTCGACTACCACGTGCCGATGTTCGGCGGCGGGTACTGGGTGCTGGAGTTCCCCTGGTACCAGGACGTGGTGTACGGCCTCTCGCTCGTGTTCGGTTTTCACGAGGAGCTCGGGCGGGTGGTATCGATCGCCGCCTTCGTCGCCTCGGCGTATCTGCTCTACGAGATCGGTCGCCGCCTGCTCGGCTCGCGCGCCGCGGCCATCGCGGCAGTGGCATTCCTCGCGTTCATGCCGATCACGGTGTTCTACTACCGCGCGTTCCTCATCGACCCGTTCATCATCGCCTTCGCGCTGCTCATGGTGCTCGCGGCGATTCGGATGAGCGAACGCATGACATGGACCTGGCTCGCGACCTTCCTAATCGCCACTTTCGTCACCGCGCTCGGCAAGGCCAACTTGCTTGTTGTGTTCGCGCTGCCCGTGCTCGCGCTCCTTTATCGCGGCTTCGTGCGGCGGCGCGCGAGTCGCGCCCAATGGGTCGTGCTGGTCGGCGGCGGCGTGGTTGTGCTGGCGGCGCTCGTTGCGTGGACCCGGCATGCAGATGCCATCAACCTCGCATCGAACGGAATGACCTACTCAAACATGCGCTGGTGGTACTTCGGCAGCCGCGTATTCGATGCGCAATTGTGGACAACGATCGGGGAACGATTTGTCGACAACCTGAGTCCCCTTGGAGTCGTCATGGTCGCTCTTGGGGTTGCGGCAATTCCCCGCCTCAGGTCTGGCTACCGCGTTGAACTCATCCTGCTCGCGCTCTCTGTCCCAGTCTCAATCAGCATCTTCGCGAACCTCAACTTCGTCCACGACTACTACCAGTTGCCGTACTACGCAACGCTGAGCCTGCTTGGCGGGCTCGGCGTGTGGAGCGTCGCCTCTCTTGCCCTTAGGGTTTCCCGCGGATCGGCCTTCCAGTTAGCCGCCGGGCTGCTCCTTGGTCTGGTAGGCATATGGTCCTACACGCTCTTCGTCGGGACCTTCTTCAGCAAGAACGCCCTCGGCGCTCTGGGTCTCAGCGAAACCGGCGCCGTCATTCGTGACAACACTCCCGACAAGCCAATCATCACACTCGGCGAGGGTGATGATCCACGTGAGCCCACGGTGCTCTACGAGGCCCGGCGCATCGGCTGGCGACTGGACTCCCTTGAGCCCCGCACCGCCACTCGGCAGATCACTGAGGCCCGTGACCTAGGGGCGATCGTCGTGTTCAAAGGTCCATCGGGCGTGCCAGCTTGGGTCATCCCGGCGGCCGAAAAGCGTGGGCTCAAGGCCACCCTGGAAACGCCCCAGATGCTGATCTTCACCTGA
- a CDS encoding NAD-dependent epimerase/dehydratase family protein has protein sequence MKRYLVTGGCGFVGSRMCLGIRAADPSAEVVAFDNLRRRGSEINVVDLGAAGITVAHGDIRMAADLDDLDGTFDVVFDAAAEPSVHAGTTGSPRYVIDTNLGGTVNLLEFARRRAKTFVLLSTSRVYAIDALRGIETVEGDTRFEVTATQALPGVGPEGVSEAFPTDGARSYYGASKLASEMLAQEYAAASGLEVIINRCGVLAGAGQFGKVDQGVIALWVASHIYDRPLKYIGFGGTGKQVRDLMHPDDLLALVMRQIDMAPSISGEVFNVGGGLPISVSLLELTALCRDRTGNEVPITPVPETAAVDVPVYLTDTARVREATGWSPSRDASTIVDGIATWIEGDIDRLRPIFT, from the coding sequence ATGAAGAGATACCTCGTCACCGGCGGATGCGGGTTCGTGGGCTCGCGCATGTGCCTCGGCATCCGCGCGGCCGACCCATCGGCAGAGGTCGTCGCCTTCGACAACCTTCGCCGCCGCGGCAGCGAGATCAACGTGGTCGACTTGGGCGCCGCAGGGATCACGGTCGCCCACGGCGACATCCGCATGGCCGCCGACCTCGATGACCTCGACGGCACCTTCGACGTGGTGTTCGACGCCGCTGCCGAGCCCAGCGTGCACGCCGGCACCACCGGCAGCCCCCGCTACGTGATCGACACCAATCTCGGTGGCACGGTGAACCTGCTCGAGTTCGCCCGACGGCGTGCCAAGACCTTCGTGCTGCTCAGCACCTCTCGTGTGTACGCCATCGACGCCCTGCGCGGCATCGAGACCGTCGAGGGGGACACCCGGTTCGAAGTCACAGCTACTCAGGCGCTTCCCGGCGTTGGCCCCGAGGGCGTGTCCGAGGCGTTTCCCACCGATGGTGCGCGCTCGTACTACGGCGCCAGCAAGCTGGCCAGCGAGATGCTGGCCCAGGAGTACGCCGCGGCCAGCGGCCTCGAGGTGATCATCAACCGCTGCGGCGTGCTGGCGGGTGCGGGCCAGTTCGGCAAGGTCGACCAGGGGGTCATCGCCCTCTGGGTGGCATCGCACATCTACGACCGGCCGCTGAAGTACATCGGCTTCGGCGGCACCGGCAAGCAGGTGCGCGACCTCATGCACCCCGACGACCTCCTCGCACTGGTGATGCGCCAGATCGACATGGCGCCATCCATCAGCGGTGAGGTATTCAACGTGGGCGGGGGGCTCCCCATCAGCGTGTCGCTGCTCGAGCTCACCGCCCTGTGCCGCGATCGCACCGGCAACGAGGTGCCCATCACACCCGTGCCCGAGACCGCCGCGGTTGACGTGCCGGTATACCTCACCGATACCGCACGGGTGCGCGAGGCCACCGGATGGTCGCCTTCGCGCGATGCATCCACGATCGTCGATGGCATCGCCACGTGGATCGAAGGCGACATCGATCGGCTTCGGCCCATCTTCACCTAG